The genomic stretch TTAACTTCAAATAAATAAAAAAATTACAATGTTGCTAAAGTGATTTTAAAATTGATAATATTATTCAACGCACGTTAAACTTAATTCTTATATATAATGAAATTAAAATTATTAATTAATTTGTATTTAAAAAATCCATTCTGCGTGCGTTTTGAAAAGTATTAAATTTAAATAACGCTTGGGCGGGAGTGCTTGAAAAAATATATACTCATAGATTTAATCAAAGTCCATATAAAAAAACAAAGCTTTTAAATCTAAAAGGGCGGGGATTTAAATAAAGTTTAAAAATCTATTCTCACTCCCCACCCTCCAAATTTTAAAATATTATCTTTTATTTATAAATCGTTTTTAGTACTTTACTTTTACTGTTATTCTGGCTGCCCACCCAAGTGCGTTTTTTATTTATAATATTATATAACGCACGTTAAACTTAATTTTTATATATAATTAAATTAGAATTATTAATTAATCTATATTAAAAAAATACTCTCTGCGTGCGTTTTGGAAAGTGTTAAATTTAGATGGAGCATTAGTAATATTTAACTTTAAATCCTAAATACTGTTATAATAAAATATAAAAAATGAATAATTTAAACATGAATAAAAAAATATTTTTATTATCATACATAATATTTATATCATCTATAGTTGTTTTTATAATTATTTTTTTCTTACTTGGAAATGTTGAAAGAAAAGGATATTTATCAAATTTTAATCATATAATTGAGAATAAATATTATTTTACACTAAAATTTGAAAGTAAGCTTTTTCAAAATAACCAAATATACAGAGTATTCCCAAATACAAATGAAATGCCTGATAATGTTGCTAATATTATATGGAGCGGAAGTTATTATGGGAATTTAGTTCTTGATAATGATCATATTCAATTAAAAGAAAATGATAAAATAGAAAATATCAAATATAAATTAAGAATAAAAAAAGATGTATTTTTATTTTTGATATTTATTATAATACTTTTTCCAATACTCTATCTTTATATAATACCTAATATTTATCATCATTATAAAGTATATATATTATTTTTTATATTAAATTCATTTTTGTATTTAATAACTTCAAATTTCATAATGCCTTTATTTTCTATGATAAGGCTTGATTTTAATGTACGCGATTTTTTATATACATACTTATTCGTAATGCTTGCTTATAATTTACTAGCGTATTATCCATTTAATTTAAGATGTATAAAAAATATTAGAATAATACTTACTTCTTTATTTTGTGTTGTATCAATATTCTCATTTTTTGTAATAGAGTCTATCAGTTTAACAGTACTAAGTATGGTAATAGTTTTTTCAGATATTGCCAATCTTTATGCCTCTCTTATTACTGTTCTTCCTGTTTATCTAAAAATTATTACTATTGCTGTAAGTATAATATATTTTTCTTCCATAGTAATATTTATATTATTATTTATTTTTAATTTATATAAGATGTTTATAAGAAATAAGACATCATCATTAATTATGACTTCTTGTATAATATTTATTTCATTTTATTTATTTTTAATACCAAAAAATATAGATATATGGAGTATAGACTTTGTAAGAAATGCTAGAAGAAAAGGAATAATAAATACTATAAACTATAGAATTAATTATGACAGATTAAATAATATAAAACCAAGTAAAGAACTTGTAGAAGATTCTATTAATTTACTTAAAGAATATGAATTGAAAAGAGATGTATCAAAACTTTATTTGAAATCTACAAAAGATATTTTTAATAATATAAGAAAATTAGAAGAAGATATTAATTCTATATTAATAAATGCTTCTAATGATAGTTTTGTTTATAATAATGAAAGAATAGATTATGATTATATAGAAAAGTTAAAAAATAATTATGCCGATGTATATAGCAATATAGGCACTTCAATCACAAATGATTTAGAAAAAATAGAAAACTTAAAGCATAGTTTAAAAAGAGATGTGTATTTAATATTTTTGGAATCATTTTATGATTATTCACATTTTAAAATATTATTTGAAAAAGATCCGTTTACAAAAGAGTATAGGAACTGGGCTTATAATTCAAGAAAAATAGCACCTAATGTTAATAACGGAAGTTTTTATGCAAGGCTCTCAGGACTTACAGCTTCATCTCCTCTTTATCCGAAAACACAGTCAGAAAAAATAGAAAATACTCTTCCAGATTTACTTTCAAAAAATGGGTATAATACTATAGCTTTAGAGGAGGCACTTAACACTTATAACTTAAAAACTTTTTATCCGTCTATAGGTTTTTCTTCTCAAGTATTCGGACTAGGAACTACTAATATTAATACATATTTATCTACAAATATACAAAATTTAAAGAGTCCTATATTTGCATCTGGTTTTACTATATTGGGGCATACTGATTCGCATTTGGATAATAATTTAAATATAGCAGAAAATAACAAAGAGTTTCTTAACTATTTTGAAGGTAACGATAAACTCCATATAATGGAAACACTTGATAACTCAGCTATGACAGCCATTGAAATAATAAAGATAAGAGATACTATATTAAAACATTCTCCAAATGCCATTATAATATTTAAGCATGATCATCTATATCCTTATCTTAAAGCTATAATACAGCGTTCAAATATAGATGAAAAAATAAAAAACAACTTTTTAAATGATTACAAACCTTCACCAATACTAATATGGGACGGTACTAATGGGGCATACAAAGCAGATAAAAATTTTACTCCGGAAAATATACCTCTATTTATAGCTGTAAACTTAAATATTGACTATACTAACAGTATAATATCACTGTTATATAAAGAAGAAATCGAAAATACAATAAGCACTTACAACAGATTTTATTATACTACCAACAATATTCAAATAAATCAAAATGAAGTTTCCAACCTCACAATATTTAAATACGAAAATGCTCAGCGAATATTATCTCAGGATATTTTTCAAGGTAAAAAATATTATTATGATTTAATAAATAACTCTAATAAATAATTTGACTATTTAAATTAATTGTGATATAATAGTGAAATATTATATTGGATTTTATTTATGAAGCAACAAGCAACAAGCAACAAGCAACAAGCAACAAGCAACAAGCAACAAGCAACAAGCAACAAGCAACAAGCAACAAGCAACAAGCAACAAGCAACAAGATTCTAACTTATTAACATCTTTATTTAATAATCTCTATAGCTATTGCAAAAATAAAAAAATTAAAATATACATAATATTATTAATTATTATATTTATAAGTATAATAATACTTTCTATTCTTGGTAAAAAAACTAGAGTTGGATATTTATCTGAGTTTAATTTAATTATAGATGACACATTAAAATTAAATAATCTTAACATAGAAAAAACTAAATATTTATTTACTATAGATAATGAATTAGATAATAATTCTATAATAAATTATATTTTCACTAATGAAGCTATTACAAATTATAGTTATAATTTCAGAATAAAATATTATTCTAAAGTTTTTAGAAATAGCGATATTTATAGTGTTTACATAGATGCTAATAAAATACTTAAAGAAAATAATTTCATTAAAGAAATAAAAATGTATGGAGATGGAAGTCCTTTCGGTAATTTAGTGTCTAATAAAAAAATAGATTTAGATAAAATTGAAAATATTGAATATAAATTAAAAATAAAATATTATCTTATTGCTATCGTATTAATTATATTATTAATTATAGATCTCATTTATATTTTCTCAAAACAATATTATAAATTGCTTAATATAGAATTAAGTAAGCCATTAAAGTTAGAATATATTATATATTCTATCATAGTATTTTTATGTTATGTAATGTACATATATTCTGATGTTCTTATCCATGTTCCTTTTAGTGTAAATTTATGGAATGTACATCCATTTAATTTTAATTATGAAGTTTATATGAAAGTAG from Brachyspira murdochii DSM 12563 encodes the following:
- a CDS encoding alkaline phosphatase family protein; protein product: MNKKIFLLSYIIFISSIVVFIIIFFLLGNVERKGYLSNFNHIIENKYYFTLKFESKLFQNNQIYRVFPNTNEMPDNVANIIWSGSYYGNLVLDNDHIQLKENDKIENIKYKLRIKKDVFLFLIFIIILFPILYLYIIPNIYHHYKVYILFFILNSFLYLITSNFIMPLFSMIRLDFNVRDFLYTYLFVMLAYNLLAYYPFNLRCIKNIRIILTSLFCVVSIFSFFVIESISLTVLSMVIVFSDIANLYASLITVLPVYLKIITIAVSIIYFSSIVIFILLFIFNLYKMFIRNKTSSLIMTSCIIFISFYLFLIPKNIDIWSIDFVRNARRKGIINTINYRINYDRLNNIKPSKELVEDSINLLKEYELKRDVSKLYLKSTKDIFNNIRKLEEDINSILINASNDSFVYNNERIDYDYIEKLKNNYADVYSNIGTSITNDLEKIENLKHSLKRDVYLIFLESFYDYSHFKILFEKDPFTKEYRNWAYNSRKIAPNVNNGSFYARLSGLTASSPLYPKTQSEKIENTLPDLLSKNGYNTIALEEALNTYNLKTFYPSIGFSSQVFGLGTTNINTYLSTNIQNLKSPIFASGFTILGHTDSHLDNNLNIAENNKEFLNYFEGNDKLHIMETLDNSAMTAIEIIKIRDTILKHSPNAIIIFKHDHLYPYLKAIIQRSNIDEKIKNNFLNDYKPSPILIWDGTNGAYKADKNFTPENIPLFIAVNLNIDYTNSIISLLYKEEIENTISTYNRFYYTTNNIQINQNEVSNLTIFKYENAQRILSQDIFQGKKYYYDLINNSNK